One Trachemys scripta elegans isolate TJP31775 chromosome 4, CAS_Tse_1.0, whole genome shotgun sequence genomic region harbors:
- the BAHD1 gene encoding bromo adjacent homology domain-containing 1 protein, whose protein sequence is MTHARKKQLFLLKHPAGSAGQALSPVDGERMDRTEAGCSEQGDTTDIQNCQSGFMGVNKSRNLQEIRKTYPLRKRLITPVDKKTCKVLLTRLEDVAGSLSKETQSGTKRDLSSWMDDFRPPCFPEQVQTLGAGKSDPPGEESTITCPGTEQEPSTAPLEPRKRRLASLNAEAVNNLLFERDDGLLSGRRFRKDSVKASGDCSTKGLHCKASGNWPSLGKPAVKTAKGKSQSGSSQKCNSSDHSLDDVFEDGTKREDSGIPYHPTPKRLASLNAVAFLKLTHEKDQPLKPRSKSDGEGKSENHCSKSRLKWAKANRKNCVKSKKEMSNVKMEGPHGWQGFPASAFRKADHQDSPSLHGKIESLNYEPLSNSYDSTEGFYHRLPLLMGGQASMKPEYGRPGEKSPTPKQEFHQPSFPVQQFHPLPVPGNHTDCGCLCESSDLTPVNGFYVYYGQSGYSGYSHCSVYPKDELSQSTCEGLLVSPTSLPSGTPFQPLHWCNSPYCCGEGTAVNSYSLCGVMHVPESRISSVHTGRNSYPYKMPFAAESCKSLDQLSLTIPVAGHPASPAHPLSGCPVPSVPPAAEPVPHLQTPNSEPQTMARECPQSSKPPSGSKSGLRNTTGCLHACDSKAAGGHSHPKQQRISRRRATNGWIPVGAACEKAVYVVNEPEPAVRKSYQAVERDGEIIRVRDTVLLKSGPRKKSMPYVAKISALWEDPKTGELMMSLLWYYRPEHTQGGRNPSMHQNEIFASRHQDENSIACIEEKCYVLTFAEYCRFCALAKRRVEGIPGRKTMMVPPSEEYSTPPHRKVPEDTDPDLVFLCRHVYDFRHGRILKNPQ, encoded by the exons ATGACTCATGCCCGGAAGAAACAACTTTTCCTTCTAAAACATCCAGCTGGTTCTGCTGGCCAAGCTTTGTCACCAGTAGACGGTGAAAGAATGGATAGGACTGAGGCAGGGTGCAGTGAGCAAGGAGACACCACTGATATTCAAAACTGCCAGAGTGGGTTTATGGGTGTGAACAAAAGCAGGAATTTGCAGGAGATCAGAAAGACGTACCCATTAAGGAAACGTCTGATCACTCCTGTGGACAAAAAAACGTGCAAAGTGCTTCTCACCAGACTAGAGGACGTGGCTGGATCATTGTCAAAAGAGACCCAGAGTGGCACAAAAAGAGACCTCTCCAGTTGGATGGATGACTTCAGACCTCCCTGTTTCCCAGAACAAGTTCAGACTCTGGGAGCAGGGAAGAGTGATCCACCTGGGGAAGAGAGCACAATAACTTGTCCTGGAACAGAACAGGAACCCAGTACTGCTCCTTTGGAGCCCAGGAAACGAAGACTAGCGTCTCTGAATGCAGAGGCAGTGAATAACCTGCTCTTTGAACGGGATGATGGCTTATTATCTGGCAGGCGTTTTCGGAAAGACTCTGTCAAAGCCAGTGGAGATTGCAGTACTAAGGGCTTGCACTGCAAAGCCAGTGGCAACTGGCCCTCATTGGGAAAGCCAGCTGTAAAAACAGCTAAGGGAAAGAGTCAGAGTGGATCCAGTCAGAAATGCAATAGCTCTGACCATTCATTGGATGACGTCTTTGAAGATGGAACAAAGAGGGAGGATAGTGGGATTCCCTATCATCCCACCCCAAAGAGATTGGCCAGTCTCAATGCTGTGGCATTTTTGAAACTAACCCATGAAAAAGACCAACCTCTGAAGCCAAGGAGTAAATCAGATGGAGAGGgcaagtctgagaaccactgttccAAATCGAGGCTCAAGTGGGCCAAAGCCAACAGGAAGAATTGTGTCAAATCCAAAAAGGAAATGTCCAATGTAAAAATGGAGGGTCCACATGGCTGGCAAGGATTTCCTGCAAGTGCTTTTAGGAAAGCAGACCATCAGGACTCCCCTAGTCTCCATGGAAAAATTGAATCCCTGAATTATGAACCATTATCTAATTCCTATGATAGCACAGAGGGTTTTTATCACAGACTGCCTTTGCTTATGGGTGGACAAGCTTCCATGAAGCCTGAGTATGGGAGACCTGGGGAGAAATCTCCTACTCCCAAACAGGAATTTCATCAGCCTTCCTTCCCCGTGCAGCAGTTCCATCCCTTGCCTGTGCCAGGAAATCACACGGATTGTGGATGTCTCTGTGAATCTTCAGATTTGACTCCAGTGAACGGGTTTTATGTTTATTATGGCCAAAGTGGATACAGTGGCTACTCTCACTGCTCGGTTTACCCTAAAGATGAGCTTTCGCAGTCTACGTGTGAGGGGCTCTTGGTATCTCCAACTTCCTTACCATCAGGTACTCCTTTCCAGCCGCTTCACTGGTGTAACTCTCCATACTGTTGTGGAGAAGGAACAGCTGTTAACAGTTACAGCCTTTGTGGAGTTATGCATGTGCCGGAGAGCAGGATTAGCAGTGTGCATACAGGACGGAACAGCTACCCCTACAAAATGCCTTTTGCAGCAG AAAGTTGCAAATCTCTGGACCAGCTGAGCCTCACAATCCCTGTGGCAGGGCACCCCGCATCACCTGCCCACCCACTCTCAGGATGCCCTGTGCCCAGTGTGCCACCAGCTGCAGAACCAGTTCCTCACTTGCAGACTCCCAACTCGGAACCCCAGACCATGGCCCGAGAGTGTCCACAGAGCTCCAAGCCTCCCAGTGGCTCCAAATCTGGTCTTCGAAATACAACGGGCTGTTTACATGCCTGTGATAGCAAAGCAGCAGGAGGTCACTCTCATCCAAAGCAGCAGCGCATCAGCAGGAGGAGAGCGACCAATGGCTGGATACCCGTGGGTGCAGCCTGCGAAAAGGCCGTGTATGTTGTG AATGAGCCAGAGCCAGCTGTTCGTAAGAGCTACCAGGCtgtggagagagatggggaaattATCCGGGTACGAGATACAGTCCTTTTGAAATCAGGACCGCGAAAGAAATCTATGCCTTATGTGGCAAAGATATCGGCGCTGTGGGAAGACCCGAAAACAG GAGAGCTAATGATGAGTCTCCTGTGGTATTACAGACCAGAGCACACTCAGGGAGGTCGCAATCCCAGCATGCATCAG AATGAGATCTTTGCATCCCGACATCAGGATGAAAACAGTATTGCCTGCATTGAGGAAAAGTGCTATGTTCTGACCTTTGCAGAGTACTGCAG ATTCTGTGCCTTGGCAAAGCGTCGTGTCGAGGGGATCCCAGGCAGGAAAACAATGATGGTTCCTCCGTCAGAAGAGTATTCCACACCTCCACATCGCAAGGTGCCAGAGGACACTGATCCTGATCTGGTTTTTCTCTGCCGCCATGTCTATGATTTTCGACATGGACGCATCTTGAAGAATCCGCAGTAG